From Cannabis sativa cultivar Pink pepper isolate KNU-18-1 chromosome 8, ASM2916894v1, whole genome shotgun sequence, a single genomic window includes:
- the LOC115700076 gene encoding uncharacterized protein LOC115700076: MNFKATKASLVVREGWEKGEDGRLKGCKVANGATVISHMFFADDSYVYCRANNREASNILHLLQLFEIASGQQVNFSKSSVFFSTNVPNATRDRLCGILRMRLADEHSTYLGLPCVMGRNKDAILGFLKDKMQKRIQGWEGRILSTAGHEVLIKTVAQALPSFAMSMFLLPLKTCSHLESLMSKY; the protein is encoded by the exons atgaATTTTAAAGCCACTAAGGCTAGCTTAGTGGTGAGGGAGGGATGGGAAAAGGGAGAG GATGGGAGGCTTAAAGGTTGTAAGGTTGCTAATGGTGCTACGGTTATATCTCATATGTTTTTTGCCGATGATAGTTATGTCTATTGTCGTGCAAATAATAGAGAGGCTTCGAATATATTACATCTGCTTCAGTTATTTGAGATCGCTTCTGGTCAACAGGTTAATTTCAGTAAGTCCTCTGTCTTCTTCAGTACTAATGTGCCTAATGCTACTCGGGACCGATTGTGTGGGATCCTTAGAATGAGACTTGCGGATGAACATAGTACTTATCTTGGCCTCCCTTGTGTCATGGGAAGAAATAAGGATGCCATTTTGGGGTTTTTGAAGGACAAAATGCAGAAGCGCATTCAAGGCTGGGAGGGTCGTATTTTGTCAACCGCTGGGCATGAAGTCCTAATAAAAACTGTAGCACAAGCTTTGCCAAGCTTTGCTATGTCAATGTTCTTATTGCCTTTGAAAACTTGTTCACATTTGGAAAGCCTTATGTCTAAGTATTGA
- the LOC115699631 gene encoding exosome complex exonuclease RRP44 homolog A isoform X1 encodes MLHTKSFVKKSRAGKITKVVREHYLRDDIYCGASDCKLCDSKDARLTASHASPILVIDTNVVLNQIDLLENPAIEDVVLLSIVLEEVKNKNLSIYNRLRALCNSSKKFFVFSNEHHKDTYVKQMEGETKNDRNDRAIRVAAQWYQTHLSGAARVLLITNDRENKRKAVEEGICAETIESYVKSLGRPDLLDQLVHPSTEDVNMEEVEDLRPSKRKIIYSEHKPMSEITSGLHRGIYHQGKLRVNRYNPFEAYVGSESIGDEIIIYGRSNMNRAFDGDIVAVELLPKDQWHEEKSLAIAEEEDDEEEGVHLVPGSADDAPRTTSQCESETTLASSRPSGRVIGVIKRNWHSYCGSLEPMPLPAGSGGVAHALFVSKDRRVPKIRIQTRQLENLLDKRIIVAVDSWDCLSRYPSGHYVRTIGEIGDRDTETEVVLIENDINSRPFSSQVLACLPPLPWSVSPEDLSNPIRQDLRHLRVFSVDPPGCKDIDDTLHCTALPNGNFEVGVHIADVTNFVHPGTPLDDEASQRGTSVYLVERRIDMLPKPLTEDICSLRADVERLAFSVIWEMTPEADIISTRYTKSVIKSSAALSYIEAQARMDDSRLMDPLTTDLRNMNVLAKIMRQRRIERGALTLASAEVKFQIDTETHDPLDIGMYQIREANQMVEEFMLAANVSVAEKILKEFPLCSLLRRHPTPTREMLEPLLRTAAAVGLNLDVSSSKALADSLDSAVGNDPYFNKLIRILATRCMTQAVYFCSGDLSPPEYLHYGLASPLYTHFTSPIRRYADVIVHRLLAASLGIYKLPTVFQDRPQLTSIADNLNYRHRNAQMASRASVELHTVIFFRKRPTDAEARIVKIRANGFIVFVPKYGIEGPVYLNQKSEKGGGEWFVDEQEQKIKKMDGTLSFSVLQAVNIHLEVVEPQPNRPKLQLTLHI; translated from the exons ATGTTGCACACCAAGTCTTTCGTCAAGAAAAGCCGCGCCGGCAAAATCACCAAG GTGGTGAGAGAGCATTATCTTCGTGATGATATCTATTGTGGAGCTTCAGATTGTAAACTCTGCGATTCTAAAGATGCTCGCTTGACTGCTTCCCATGCTTCTCCTATTCTCGTTATTGACACTAATGTCGTTCTCAATcag ATCGATTTACTTGAGAACCCAGCCATTGAGGATGTCGTTTTGCTATCCATTGTGCTAGAAGAAGTTAAGAATAAGAACTTGAGCATTTACAACAGACTTAGAGCCCTTTGCAATTCTTCTAAAAAATTCTTTGTTTTCTCTAATGAACATCACAA AGATACATATGTTAAGCAAATGGAAGGAGAGACTAAAAATGATCGAAATGATAGAG CAATTCGAGTGGCTGCTCAGTGGTATCAAACTCATCTCAGTGGCGCAGCTAGAGTTTTACTGATTACTAATGATAGAGAGAATAAGAGAAAGGCCGTTGAAGAGGGCATTTGTGCGGAAACAA TTGAATCTTATGTGAAATCACTGGGTCGACCTGATTTGCTTGACCAACTTGTGCATCCTTCGACTGAAGATGTAAACATGGAGGAGGTTGAAGATTTGAGGCCATCAAAAAGGAAAATCATATATTCGGAG CACAAACCCATGTCTGAGATTACTTCTGGCTTGCACCGTGGTATATATCATCAAGGAAAACTTCGTGTGAATCGTTACAACCCTTTTGAAGCGTATGTTGGAAGCGAGAGTATTGGtgatgaaattattatttatgggCGCTCAAACATGAATAGAGCCTTTGATGGGGATATAGTGGCTGTGGAACTCTTGCCTAAAGATCAGTGGCATGAGGAGAAATCATTGGCTATAGCCGAAGAAG aggatgatgaagaagaaggtGTTCACCTAGTTCCAGGTAGTGCTGATGATGCTCCTAGAACTACTTCTCAATGTGAAAGTGAAACAACACTAGCCTCATCTCGTCCATCTGGTCGTGTCATAGGTGTTATAAAGAGGAATTGGCATTC TTATTGTGGATCTTTGGAGCCAATGCCCTTGCCTGCAGGTAGTGGAGGTGTTGCCCATGCCTTGTTTGTCTCAAAAGACCGCAGGGTTCCTAAAATTCGAATCCAAACACGACAGCTTGAGAACCTTCTGGACAAGAGAATAATTGTGGCAGTTGATTCTTGGGACTGTCTATCTAGATACCCTTCTGGACATTATGTACGGACCATTGGGGAAATTGGTGATAGAGATACTGAAACTGAG GTTGTCTTGATTGAAAATGATATTAACTCACGACCATTTTCCTCTCAAGTTCTTGCATGCTTGCCACCTTTGCCATGGTCGGTGTCTCCTGAAGACTTGTCAAATCCTATTCGGCAGGATCTTCGACATTTACGTGTATTTAGTGTTGACCCTCCAG GATGTAAGGATATTGATGATACACTGCATTGTACAGCTCTTCCAAATGGAAATTTTGAAGTTGGTGTCC ATATTGCTGATGTCACTAATTTTGTGCACCCGGGCACCCCACTTGATGACGAGGCTTCACAAAGGGGTACATCTGTCTACCTTGTTGAACGACGAATTGACATGCTTCCTAAACCTCTGACAGAAG ATATATGTTCTCTTCGAGCTGATGTGGAAAGGCTAGCTTTCTCTGTCATATGG GAGATGACACCTGAAGCAGATATTATTTCAACAAGATACACAAAAAGTGTCATTAAATCGTCTGCAGCATTATCTTATATTGAAGCTCAAGCAAGGATGGATGATAG TCGATTGATGGACCCATTAACTACAGATTTAAGAAACATGAATGTTTTAGCCAAG ATAATGAGACAGAGACGTATTGAACGAGGAGCCTTAACACTTGCTTCTGCCGAAGTCAAATTTCAAATTGACACCGAGACTCACGACCCTCTTGATATTG GCATGTACCAAATTCGAGAAGCGAATCAAATGGTTGAGGAGTTTATGCTTGCTGCTAATGTCTCTGTTGCAGAAAAGATACTTAAAGAATTTCCTTTGTGCTCTCTATTAAG GCGGCATCCTACTCCAACAAGAGAGATGCTTGAACCTTTGCTGCGTACTGCTGCTGCTGTTGGACTCAACTTGGATGTTTCGTCCTCAAAAGCTCTGGCTGATTCACTTGATTCTGCTGTG GGCAATGATCCATACTTCAACAAGCTGATTCGCATACTTGCTACCAGATGCATGACACAG GCGGTATATTTCTGTAGTGGAGATCTTAGCCCTCCGGAATATCTTCATTACGGGCTCGCATCACCTCTATATACTCATTTTACATCTCCTATCAGAAGATATGCAG ATGTTATAGTACACAGGTTGCTTGCTGCCTCACTTGGGATATACAAGCTTCCCACAGTATTCCAAGACAGACCGCAACTAACTAGTATTGCTGACA ATTTAAATTACCGACACAGAAACGCTCAGATGGCAAGTCGGGCCTCAGTAGAGCTTCACACTGTCATTTTCTTCAGAAAACG GCCCACGGATGCAGAGGCTAGAATAGTGAAAATAAGAGCAAATGGATTTATCGTATTTGTTCCCAA GTATGGGATAGAAGGGCCGGTGTACTTGAACCAGAAAAGCGAGAAGGGAGGAGGAGAGTGGTTCGTAGATGAGCAGGAGCAGAAGATAAAAAAGATGGATGGTACCCTTTCATTCAGTGTTCTGCAGGCTGTTAATATTCATTTGGAGGTTGTGGAGCCTCAACCCAATAGGCCGAAATTACAGCTTACCCTTcatatttaa
- the LOC115699631 gene encoding exosome complex exonuclease RRP44 homolog A isoform X2, producing MLLLFSLLTLMSFSIRDTYVKQMEGETKNDRNDRAIRVAAQWYQTHLSGAARVLLITNDRENKRKAVEEGICAETIESYVKSLGRPDLLDQLVHPSTEDVNMEEVEDLRPSKRKIIYSEHKPMSEITSGLHRGIYHQGKLRVNRYNPFEAYVGSESIGDEIIIYGRSNMNRAFDGDIVAVELLPKDQWHEEKSLAIAEEEDDEEEGVHLVPGSADDAPRTTSQCESETTLASSRPSGRVIGVIKRNWHSYCGSLEPMPLPAGSGGVAHALFVSKDRRVPKIRIQTRQLENLLDKRIIVAVDSWDCLSRYPSGHYVRTIGEIGDRDTETEVVLIENDINSRPFSSQVLACLPPLPWSVSPEDLSNPIRQDLRHLRVFSVDPPGCKDIDDTLHCTALPNGNFEVGVHIADVTNFVHPGTPLDDEASQRGTSVYLVERRIDMLPKPLTEDICSLRADVERLAFSVIWEMTPEADIISTRYTKSVIKSSAALSYIEAQARMDDSRLMDPLTTDLRNMNVLAKIMRQRRIERGALTLASAEVKFQIDTETHDPLDIGMYQIREANQMVEEFMLAANVSVAEKILKEFPLCSLLRRHPTPTREMLEPLLRTAAAVGLNLDVSSSKALADSLDSAVGNDPYFNKLIRILATRCMTQAVYFCSGDLSPPEYLHYGLASPLYTHFTSPIRRYADVIVHRLLAASLGIYKLPTVFQDRPQLTSIADNLNYRHRNAQMASRASVELHTVIFFRKRPTDAEARIVKIRANGFIVFVPKYGIEGPVYLNQKSEKGGGEWFVDEQEQKIKKMDGTLSFSVLQAVNIHLEVVEPQPNRPKLQLTLHI from the exons ATGCTTCTCCTATTCTCGTTATTGACACTAATGTCGTTCTCAATcag AGATACATATGTTAAGCAAATGGAAGGAGAGACTAAAAATGATCGAAATGATAGAG CAATTCGAGTGGCTGCTCAGTGGTATCAAACTCATCTCAGTGGCGCAGCTAGAGTTTTACTGATTACTAATGATAGAGAGAATAAGAGAAAGGCCGTTGAAGAGGGCATTTGTGCGGAAACAA TTGAATCTTATGTGAAATCACTGGGTCGACCTGATTTGCTTGACCAACTTGTGCATCCTTCGACTGAAGATGTAAACATGGAGGAGGTTGAAGATTTGAGGCCATCAAAAAGGAAAATCATATATTCGGAG CACAAACCCATGTCTGAGATTACTTCTGGCTTGCACCGTGGTATATATCATCAAGGAAAACTTCGTGTGAATCGTTACAACCCTTTTGAAGCGTATGTTGGAAGCGAGAGTATTGGtgatgaaattattatttatgggCGCTCAAACATGAATAGAGCCTTTGATGGGGATATAGTGGCTGTGGAACTCTTGCCTAAAGATCAGTGGCATGAGGAGAAATCATTGGCTATAGCCGAAGAAG aggatgatgaagaagaaggtGTTCACCTAGTTCCAGGTAGTGCTGATGATGCTCCTAGAACTACTTCTCAATGTGAAAGTGAAACAACACTAGCCTCATCTCGTCCATCTGGTCGTGTCATAGGTGTTATAAAGAGGAATTGGCATTC TTATTGTGGATCTTTGGAGCCAATGCCCTTGCCTGCAGGTAGTGGAGGTGTTGCCCATGCCTTGTTTGTCTCAAAAGACCGCAGGGTTCCTAAAATTCGAATCCAAACACGACAGCTTGAGAACCTTCTGGACAAGAGAATAATTGTGGCAGTTGATTCTTGGGACTGTCTATCTAGATACCCTTCTGGACATTATGTACGGACCATTGGGGAAATTGGTGATAGAGATACTGAAACTGAG GTTGTCTTGATTGAAAATGATATTAACTCACGACCATTTTCCTCTCAAGTTCTTGCATGCTTGCCACCTTTGCCATGGTCGGTGTCTCCTGAAGACTTGTCAAATCCTATTCGGCAGGATCTTCGACATTTACGTGTATTTAGTGTTGACCCTCCAG GATGTAAGGATATTGATGATACACTGCATTGTACAGCTCTTCCAAATGGAAATTTTGAAGTTGGTGTCC ATATTGCTGATGTCACTAATTTTGTGCACCCGGGCACCCCACTTGATGACGAGGCTTCACAAAGGGGTACATCTGTCTACCTTGTTGAACGACGAATTGACATGCTTCCTAAACCTCTGACAGAAG ATATATGTTCTCTTCGAGCTGATGTGGAAAGGCTAGCTTTCTCTGTCATATGG GAGATGACACCTGAAGCAGATATTATTTCAACAAGATACACAAAAAGTGTCATTAAATCGTCTGCAGCATTATCTTATATTGAAGCTCAAGCAAGGATGGATGATAG TCGATTGATGGACCCATTAACTACAGATTTAAGAAACATGAATGTTTTAGCCAAG ATAATGAGACAGAGACGTATTGAACGAGGAGCCTTAACACTTGCTTCTGCCGAAGTCAAATTTCAAATTGACACCGAGACTCACGACCCTCTTGATATTG GCATGTACCAAATTCGAGAAGCGAATCAAATGGTTGAGGAGTTTATGCTTGCTGCTAATGTCTCTGTTGCAGAAAAGATACTTAAAGAATTTCCTTTGTGCTCTCTATTAAG GCGGCATCCTACTCCAACAAGAGAGATGCTTGAACCTTTGCTGCGTACTGCTGCTGCTGTTGGACTCAACTTGGATGTTTCGTCCTCAAAAGCTCTGGCTGATTCACTTGATTCTGCTGTG GGCAATGATCCATACTTCAACAAGCTGATTCGCATACTTGCTACCAGATGCATGACACAG GCGGTATATTTCTGTAGTGGAGATCTTAGCCCTCCGGAATATCTTCATTACGGGCTCGCATCACCTCTATATACTCATTTTACATCTCCTATCAGAAGATATGCAG ATGTTATAGTACACAGGTTGCTTGCTGCCTCACTTGGGATATACAAGCTTCCCACAGTATTCCAAGACAGACCGCAACTAACTAGTATTGCTGACA ATTTAAATTACCGACACAGAAACGCTCAGATGGCAAGTCGGGCCTCAGTAGAGCTTCACACTGTCATTTTCTTCAGAAAACG GCCCACGGATGCAGAGGCTAGAATAGTGAAAATAAGAGCAAATGGATTTATCGTATTTGTTCCCAA GTATGGGATAGAAGGGCCGGTGTACTTGAACCAGAAAAGCGAGAAGGGAGGAGGAGAGTGGTTCGTAGATGAGCAGGAGCAGAAGATAAAAAAGATGGATGGTACCCTTTCATTCAGTGTTCTGCAGGCTGTTAATATTCATTTGGAGGTTGTGGAGCCTCAACCCAATAGGCCGAAATTACAGCTTACCCTTcatatttaa